The Sinomicrobium kalidii genome contains a region encoding:
- the murG gene encoding undecaprenyldiphospho-muramoylpentapeptide beta-N-acetylglucosaminyltransferase: protein MSSYKFIISGGGTGGHIYPAIAIADELKARYPQAEFLFVGAKDRMEMEKVPRAGYKIEGLWISGIQRKLTLRNLSFPLKLISSLWKAGKIVNRFGPDVVIGTGGFASGPLLQMASRKGIPCVLQEQNSYPGITNKLLAKKAKKICVAYDGLERFFPAEKIVKTGNPVRQDLLRVGEKREEAQTFFKLQPGKKVLLVLGGSLGARAINELVKKELSFFREKEVQVLWQCGKLYYKEFKKYKDNTVKVHAFINEMDLAYAAADVVISRAGAGSVSELGIVGKPVIFIPSPHVAEDHQTKNAAAVAAKNAAILIREKELDEKFEDEFSGLMASEEKQKTLGENIKKLALPNATADIVDEIEKCIKKKR, encoded by the coding sequence GTGAGCAGTTATAAATTCATCATATCGGGAGGAGGCACCGGGGGGCATATATACCCCGCCATTGCCATTGCAGACGAGCTGAAGGCCCGTTACCCGCAGGCAGAATTCCTGTTTGTAGGTGCAAAGGACCGGATGGAAATGGAAAAAGTACCCCGAGCGGGATATAAAATAGAAGGATTATGGATATCGGGAATACAGCGAAAGCTGACACTGAGAAATTTGTCGTTCCCGTTAAAACTGATAAGTAGTTTGTGGAAAGCCGGAAAAATAGTGAACAGATTCGGGCCCGATGTAGTTATCGGGACAGGTGGATTTGCCAGCGGCCCCCTGTTGCAGATGGCTTCCCGCAAAGGAATACCATGTGTATTGCAGGAACAGAATTCCTATCCGGGCATTACCAATAAACTGCTCGCCAAAAAGGCGAAAAAAATATGTGTGGCCTATGACGGGCTGGAACGTTTTTTTCCCGCAGAAAAGATCGTTAAAACAGGGAATCCCGTACGGCAGGACCTTCTCAGGGTAGGTGAAAAAAGGGAAGAAGCACAAACCTTTTTTAAACTGCAACCCGGGAAAAAAGTCCTGTTGGTTCTGGGGGGGAGCCTCGGGGCCAGGGCCATAAACGAACTTGTTAAAAAAGAATTGTCATTTTTCCGTGAGAAGGAGGTGCAGGTGCTGTGGCAATGTGGCAAATTGTATTATAAAGAATTTAAAAAATACAAGGATAATACCGTTAAGGTACATGCGTTTATAAACGAGATGGACCTGGCTTATGCAGCTGCAGATGTAGTGATCTCCAGGGCCGGGGCAGGATCGGTGTCTGAACTGGGCATAGTGGGGAAACCGGTGATTTTTATTCCTTCTCCCCATGTTGCCGAAGACCACCAAACCAAAAATGCAGCGGCCGTTGCCGCTAAAAATGCAGCCATTCTTATTCGTGAAAAGGAATTGGATGAAAAGTTTGAAGATGAATTTTCCGGCCTGATGGCTTCGGAAGAAAAACAAAAGACACTGGGAGAAAACATAAAAAAACTGGCCTTGCCCAATGCTACCGCAGATATTGTGGATGAGATTGAAAAATGTATAAAGAAAAAAAGGTAG
- the murC gene encoding UDP-N-acetylmuramate--L-alanine ligase produces MNIKTIHNIYFIGVGGIGMSALARYFKFIGKNVGGYDRVATKITDGLEEAGVNVIFKDDVKKVPGEFLDTVNTLVVYTPAIPDDNVLYNYFKEKEFRLRKRAEVLGEITASTFCYAVAGTHGKTTTSAILTHLLRETGTPHTAFLGGISENLDSNFLLEGDKITVTEADEFDRSFLHLSPDIACITSIDADHLDIYGDKTEMEKTFGAFAGKVKPGGKLIVRYGLPLQGITYGVEAGADYVLEDVEVADGGYVFSIRMREELVAGVRFGKPGKHNLLNALAAFAMAVEGGTSPREAADALAGFKGVKRRFSYQLKTDTMVYVDDYAHHPTEIDAVCQAVREMYPGKKVLAVFQPHLFSRTRDFMDEFGKSLSGFDQVVLLDIYPAREKPIDGITSRHLLDKIDHKNKQLVSKKELQPLMETTDAQVVLTLGAGDIGEEVDKIRKVLSERIEDNNDSGK; encoded by the coding sequence ATGAACATAAAAACCATACATAATATCTATTTTATCGGGGTCGGAGGCATAGGGATGTCTGCCCTCGCAAGATATTTTAAGTTTATCGGTAAGAATGTTGGCGGATATGACCGGGTTGCTACCAAGATCACCGATGGGTTGGAAGAGGCCGGAGTGAATGTAATCTTTAAAGATGATGTGAAAAAAGTGCCCGGCGAATTCCTGGATACTGTTAATACGCTTGTTGTATATACACCTGCCATTCCTGATGACAATGTGTTGTATAACTATTTTAAAGAGAAAGAATTCAGGCTTCGTAAACGGGCAGAGGTTTTGGGAGAGATTACGGCAAGTACGTTCTGCTACGCTGTGGCCGGAACACATGGTAAAACCACCACTTCTGCGATTTTAACGCATCTGTTGCGGGAAACCGGGACGCCGCATACCGCATTTCTGGGCGGCATATCGGAAAACCTGGATAGCAATTTCCTGTTGGAAGGAGATAAGATTACCGTAACGGAAGCCGATGAGTTCGACCGTTCATTCCTGCACCTCTCACCGGATATAGCCTGTATTACTTCCATCGACGCGGACCATTTGGACATATACGGCGACAAAACCGAAATGGAAAAGACGTTCGGGGCTTTTGCCGGAAAGGTAAAACCGGGAGGAAAACTCATTGTAAGGTACGGTTTGCCGCTACAGGGGATTACTTACGGTGTGGAAGCAGGAGCGGATTATGTGCTGGAAGATGTGGAGGTAGCCGATGGAGGATATGTTTTCAGTATCCGTATGCGGGAAGAGCTGGTTGCAGGCGTCCGGTTTGGTAAGCCCGGAAAACATAACCTGCTGAATGCCCTGGCGGCATTTGCAATGGCAGTTGAGGGAGGTACTTCGCCCCGGGAGGCAGCCGATGCACTGGCCGGGTTCAAAGGGGTGAAACGGAGGTTTTCCTATCAGTTGAAGACCGATACCATGGTTTATGTCGACGACTATGCCCATCATCCAACCGAAATTGATGCGGTTTGCCAGGCTGTACGGGAAATGTACCCCGGGAAAAAAGTACTGGCCGTTTTTCAGCCCCACCTCTTTAGCAGGACCCGGGATTTCATGGATGAATTCGGTAAGAGTTTGTCGGGATTTGACCAGGTAGTTTTGCTGGATATCTACCCCGCCCGGGAAAAGCCCATTGATGGGATAACCTCCCGGCATTTGCTGGATAAGATAGATCATAAAAACAAACAACTGGTCAGTAAGAAAGAATTGCAGCCCCTTATGGAAACCACCGACGCACAAGTGGTATTGACCCTGGGGGCCGGGGATATAGGAGAAGAAGTAGATAAGATCCGGAAAGTGCTCTCCGAAAGGATAGAGGATAATAATGATTCCGGAAAGTAG